In Streptomyces sp. SID8374, one genomic interval encodes:
- a CDS encoding acyl-CoA dehydrogenase family protein, whose product MNLELSEEQEAVRRLAEEFVAREVTPHVVAWDRAENVDRSIVKKLGALGFLGLTVPEEYGGSGGDHLTYCLVTEELGRGDSSVRGIVSVSLGLVAKTIASWGNEEQKRQWLPRLTSGEAIGCFGLTEPGTGSDAGNLATRAVRDGGDYVINGTKMFITNGTWADVVLLFARTNDAPGHRGVSAFLVPADTPGLTRRTIHGKLGLRGQATAELVLEDVRVPATALLGPEGKGFTVAMSALAKGRMSVAAGCVGIAQAALDASVRYAGEREQFGKGIAGHQLVQELLSDISVDIEAARLLTWRVADLIDRGQEFATAASQAKLYASEAAVRCANNAIQVFGGYGYIDEYPVGKLLRDARVMTLYEGTSQIQKLIIGRALTGVSAF is encoded by the coding sequence ATGAACCTGGAGCTCAGCGAGGAGCAGGAAGCCGTCCGGCGGCTGGCCGAGGAGTTCGTGGCCCGTGAGGTCACCCCGCACGTCGTCGCCTGGGACCGGGCTGAGAATGTCGACAGGTCGATCGTGAAGAAGCTGGGCGCGCTCGGCTTCCTCGGCCTCACCGTCCCCGAGGAGTACGGCGGCTCGGGCGGCGACCACCTCACGTACTGCCTGGTCACCGAGGAGCTGGGCCGCGGCGACTCCTCCGTGCGCGGCATCGTCTCCGTCTCGCTCGGCCTGGTCGCCAAGACCATCGCCTCCTGGGGGAACGAGGAGCAGAAGCGCCAGTGGCTGCCCCGGCTCACCTCGGGCGAGGCGATCGGCTGCTTCGGCCTCACCGAGCCCGGCACCGGCTCGGACGCCGGGAACCTCGCCACCAGGGCCGTACGCGATGGCGGCGACTACGTCATCAACGGCACCAAGATGTTCATCACCAACGGCACCTGGGCCGATGTGGTGCTGCTCTTCGCCCGCACCAACGACGCCCCCGGCCACCGCGGCGTCTCCGCCTTCCTCGTCCCCGCCGACACCCCCGGCCTCACCCGCCGCACCATCCACGGCAAGCTCGGCCTGCGCGGCCAGGCCACCGCCGAACTGGTCCTGGAGGACGTCCGCGTACCGGCCACCGCTCTCCTCGGCCCCGAGGGCAAGGGCTTCACCGTCGCCATGTCGGCCCTCGCCAAGGGCAGGATGTCGGTCGCGGCGGGCTGCGTCGGCATCGCCCAGGCCGCCCTGGACGCCTCCGTGCGGTACGCCGGTGAGCGCGAGCAGTTCGGAAAGGGCATCGCCGGACACCAGCTCGTGCAGGAGCTGCTCAGCGACATATCCGTGGACATCGAGGCGGCCCGGCTGCTCACCTGGCGGGTCGCCGACCTGATCGACCGGGGCCAGGAGTTCGCCACCGCCGCCTCCCAGGCCAAGCTGTACGCCTCCGAGGCCGCCGTCCGCTGCGCCAACAACGCCATCCAGGTCTTCGGCGGCTACGGCTACATCGACGAGTACCCGGTCGGCAAGCTGCTCCGCGACGCCCGCGTGATGACCCTCTACGAGGGCACCAGCCAGATCCAGAAGCTCATCATCGGCCGCGCGCTGACAGGCGTATCCGCGTTCTGA
- a CDS encoding TetR/AcrR family transcriptional regulator, translating to MSTAEETSGDDAPWGEVTPEAARRLLVAAVDAFAERGYHATTTRDIAGRAGMSPAALYIHYKTKEELLHRISKIGHDRALYVLQAEADRDGTAAERLAGAVRSFVRWHAERHTTARVVQYELDALGPEHRTEIVELRRRSDAVVRRIISEGVEAGEFDVPDIPGTTLAVLSLCIDVARWFNAQGSRTPDEVGALYADLVLRMVGARTAPDPK from the coding sequence ATGAGTACGGCGGAGGAGACGAGCGGCGACGACGCTCCCTGGGGCGAGGTCACCCCGGAGGCGGCCCGGCGGCTCCTCGTCGCCGCGGTCGACGCCTTCGCCGAGCGCGGGTACCACGCCACCACCACCCGCGACATCGCCGGCCGCGCCGGGATGAGCCCGGCCGCCCTCTACATCCACTACAAGACGAAGGAAGAGCTGCTCCACCGGATCAGCAAGATCGGCCACGACCGGGCGCTGTACGTCCTCCAGGCCGAGGCCGACCGGGACGGCACCGCCGCCGAGCGGCTCGCCGGAGCCGTACGGTCCTTCGTCCGCTGGCACGCGGAGCGCCACACCACCGCCCGCGTCGTCCAGTACGAACTCGACGCCCTCGGCCCCGAGCACCGCACCGAGATCGTCGAACTGCGCCGCAGGAGCGACGCGGTGGTGCGCCGGATCATCAGCGAGGGGGTGGAGGCGGGGGAGTTCGACGTCCCCGACATCCCTGGCACCACCCTCGCGGTGCTGTCCCTCTGCATCGACGTGGCCCGCTGGTTCAACGCCCAGGGCAGCCGCACGCCTGACGAGGTCGGCGCACTCTACGCCGACCTCGTCCTGCGGATGGTCGGGGCCCGTACGGCCCCGGACCCGAAGTAG
- a CDS encoding TetR/AcrR family transcriptional regulator, whose translation MVKATEQNGTPVPQRLLAAATRLFAERGYDRTSVQEIVEAAGVTKGALYHYFGSKEDLLQEVYARVLRLQQERLDAFADAEAPVEQRLRDAAADVVVTTIDNLDDAAIFFRSMHHLSPEKNKQVRVERRRYHERFRALIEEGQRSGVFSTATPADLVVDYHFGSVHHLSTWYRPDGPLSRQQVADHLADLLLRALRP comes from the coding sequence ATGGTCAAGGCGACGGAGCAGAACGGCACTCCCGTCCCCCAGAGGCTGCTGGCCGCCGCCACCCGGCTCTTCGCCGAGCGCGGGTACGACCGCACCTCGGTCCAGGAGATCGTCGAGGCGGCGGGCGTCACCAAGGGGGCGCTCTACCACTACTTCGGCTCCAAGGAGGACCTGCTCCAGGAGGTCTACGCCCGGGTGCTGCGGCTCCAGCAGGAGCGGCTGGACGCCTTCGCGGACGCCGAGGCCCCCGTGGAGCAGCGGCTGCGGGACGCGGCGGCCGACGTGGTCGTCACGACCATCGACAACCTCGACGACGCGGCGATCTTCTTCCGCTCCATGCACCACCTGAGCCCGGAGAAGAACAAGCAGGTACGGGTGGAGCGGCGCCGCTACCACGAGCGGTTCCGGGCGCTGATCGAGGAGGGCCAGCGCAGCGGGGTGTTCTCCACGGCCACCCCCGCCGACCTGGTGGTCGACTACCACTTCGGCTCGGTCCACCACCTCTCCACCTGGTACCGGCCGGACGGACCGCTCAGCCGCCAGCAGGTCGCCGACCACCTCGCGGATCTGCTGCTGCGGGCCCTGCGCCCGTAA
- a CDS encoding TetR/AcrR family transcriptional regulator, with amino-acid sequence MARPRKPLLSRDRIVEAASALVDAEGLDAVSTRRLAAVLGVSGPSLYNHFRNKDEILDAVADAVSVQVDLSMFEESDPRDWREALHDWALSYRAALAAHPHIVPVLARGPGRRPAGLRVADAVFGAMVGAGWPAAQATRIGALMRYFITGSALGSFAGGFVDDESAYDPADYPHLGQAHLLADHRRQVDEGAFETGLRALLDGLAVQYEEYARPTETVRRAPNRP; translated from the coding sequence ATGGCCCGACCGCGCAAGCCCCTCCTGAGCAGAGACCGCATCGTCGAGGCGGCGAGTGCGCTCGTGGACGCCGAAGGGCTGGACGCCGTCTCCACGCGGCGGCTGGCGGCCGTGCTGGGGGTCAGCGGGCCCTCGCTCTACAACCACTTCCGCAACAAGGACGAGATCCTGGACGCGGTCGCCGACGCCGTCTCCGTACAGGTCGACCTGTCGATGTTCGAGGAGTCGGACCCGCGCGACTGGCGGGAGGCCCTGCACGACTGGGCGCTCTCCTACCGGGCCGCCCTCGCCGCGCACCCGCACATCGTGCCGGTCCTCGCGCGGGGCCCGGGGCGGCGGCCGGCGGGGCTGCGGGTCGCCGACGCGGTGTTCGGGGCGATGGTGGGGGCGGGGTGGCCGGCCGCGCAGGCCACCCGGATCGGGGCGCTGATGCGGTACTTCATCACCGGGTCGGCGCTGGGCTCCTTCGCCGGGGGCTTCGTGGACGACGAGAGCGCGTACGACCCGGCCGACTACCCGCACCTCGGCCAGGCGCACCTGCTGGCCGACCACCGGCGGCAGGTGGACGAGGGGGCCTTCGAGACGGGGCTGCGGGCGCTGCTGGACGGGCTGGCGGTCCAGTACGAGGAGTACGCGCGGCCCACGGAAACGGTTCGGCGGGCGCCGAACCGTCCTTGA
- a CDS encoding GNAT family N-acetyltransferase, with protein MAAVSPRLEKVTPDTVLAACRLEVAPEQRKFVSPVAQSLAEAYVHPEVAWPRLIRDGDRVVGFVMAFFDVRFDYDAEVPDAPRRSGLWRLAVAAGEQGRGYGRFAVGAVNEEIRRRGGTVSTVTWHPGEGGPEEFYLKLGYRKRGLTADGEYLGDLDLTG; from the coding sequence ATGGCAGCCGTCTCTCCCCGCCTGGAAAAGGTCACGCCCGACACCGTGCTGGCCGCCTGTCGGCTGGAAGTCGCTCCCGAGCAGCGGAAGTTCGTCTCGCCGGTCGCGCAGTCCTTGGCCGAGGCCTATGTGCACCCCGAGGTCGCCTGGCCCCGGCTGATCCGTGACGGCGACCGCGTCGTGGGCTTCGTGATGGCCTTCTTCGACGTGCGGTTCGACTACGACGCCGAGGTGCCGGACGCCCCGCGGCGCTCCGGCCTCTGGCGGCTGGCCGTCGCCGCCGGGGAGCAGGGCCGGGGGTACGGGCGGTTCGCGGTGGGCGCGGTGAACGAGGAGATCCGCCGCCGCGGTGGGACCGTCTCGACCGTCACCTGGCATCCCGGTGAGGGCGGCCCGGAGGAGTTCTACCTCAAGCTCGGCTACCGCAAGCGGGGCCTGACCGCCGACGGCGAGTACCTCGGCGACCTGGACCTCACGGGCTGA
- a CDS encoding helix-turn-helix domain-containing protein, whose product MSPSPRPSGRPAGARPHDTTAPRLAALAALLADGTRAAFCLALLDGRAWTAGELARYASVAPSTASEHLGRLVAGGLLTEERQGRHRYVRLADERVAHLVEELASHAVPGAPEPPRTLRAASVSSALARGRTCYDHLAGRLGIRITEAMTVRGLLRQDTGFALTDAGLGWFDSLGIPLDRGGRRPLARGCLDWTERRPHLAGAAGAALCAHVLGAGWCERFGSGRAVRVTPSGVGALRGLLGVDAASLAADT is encoded by the coding sequence ATGAGCCCTTCACCGCGCCCCTCGGGCCGTCCGGCCGGGGCCCGCCCGCACGACACCACCGCGCCGCGCCTCGCCGCACTGGCCGCCCTCCTCGCGGACGGGACCCGCGCCGCCTTCTGCCTCGCCCTGCTGGACGGCCGCGCCTGGACGGCCGGGGAGCTGGCCCGGTACGCCTCGGTCGCCCCCTCCACCGCCAGCGAGCACCTCGGGCGGCTGGTGGCGGGCGGGCTGCTCACCGAGGAGCGGCAGGGGCGGCACCGGTACGTCCGGCTCGCCGACGAGCGGGTCGCGCACCTGGTGGAGGAGCTGGCCTCGCACGCCGTGCCCGGCGCGCCCGAGCCGCCGCGCACGCTGCGGGCGGCGAGCGTCAGCAGCGCGCTGGCCCGGGGGCGGACCTGCTACGACCATCTCGCGGGGCGCCTCGGCATCCGGATCACCGAGGCGATGACCGTACGGGGGCTGCTGCGGCAGGACACCGGGTTCGCGCTGACGGATGCGGGGCTCGGCTGGTTCGACTCGCTCGGCATCCCGCTGGACCGGGGCGGCCGGCGGCCCCTGGCACGGGGGTGCCTGGACTGGACGGAACGGCGCCCGCATCTCGCAGGGGCGGCGGGGGCGGCGCTGTGCGCGCATGTGCTGGGGGCGGGCTGGTGCGAGAGGTTCGGGTCGGGCCGGGCGGTACGGGTGACTCCGTCGGGGGTGGGGGCGTTGCGGGGGCTGCTGGGGGTGGATGCGGCGTCACTGGCCGCCGACACCTGA
- a CDS encoding YiaA/YiaB family inner membrane protein has translation MSDTTSVKQQSTAAFYGQAVASFLVAMGAVALGIFFLDADAWVRGFLAIGVLYLVTSCFTLAKVIRDRQEAGQIVSRVDQARLEKILAEHDPFQKL, from the coding sequence ATGAGTGACACGACATCGGTCAAGCAGCAGAGCACCGCCGCCTTCTACGGCCAGGCCGTCGCCTCCTTCCTGGTGGCGATGGGCGCGGTGGCCCTCGGAATCTTCTTCCTCGACGCCGACGCCTGGGTGCGCGGCTTCCTCGCCATCGGGGTGCTCTACCTCGTGACGTCCTGCTTCACGCTGGCCAAGGTGATCCGGGACCGGCAGGAGGCCGGGCAGATCGTCAGCCGGGTCGACCAGGCCCGGCTGGAGAAGATCCTCGCCGAGCACGACCCCTTCCAGAAGCTCTGA
- a CDS encoding MaoC family dehydratase, producing MAEPKIFTSAQELRDGVGEQLGHSDWLEVDQKRIDLFAEATGDHQWIHVDPERAAAGPFGTTIAHGYLTLSLLPALVPQVMRVEGMKMGINYGTNKVRFPSTVPVGSRLRATAVLTNVEEAGGGVQITALVTVEREGSEKPACVAESVSRYYF from the coding sequence ATGGCAGAGCCGAAGATCTTCACGTCCGCACAGGAGCTGCGCGACGGAGTGGGCGAGCAGCTCGGACACAGCGACTGGCTGGAGGTCGACCAGAAGCGGATCGACCTGTTCGCCGAGGCGACCGGCGACCATCAGTGGATCCATGTGGACCCGGAGCGCGCTGCGGCCGGACCGTTCGGCACGACCATCGCGCACGGCTATCTGACGCTCTCGCTGCTGCCCGCGCTGGTGCCGCAGGTCATGCGGGTCGAGGGCATGAAGATGGGCATCAACTACGGGACCAACAAGGTGCGTTTCCCCTCCACCGTCCCGGTCGGCTCACGGCTGCGGGCCACGGCGGTGCTCACGAACGTCGAGGAGGCGGGGGGCGGCGTGCAGATCACCGCGCTCGTCACCGTGGAGCGCGAGGGCAGCGAGAAGCCGGCCTGTGTCGCCGAGTCGGTGTCCCGCTACTACTTCTGA
- the soxR gene encoding redox-sensitive transcriptional activator SoxR — MPQIPQTLHELSVGQLSARSGAAVSALHFYESKGLISSRRTSGNQRRYSRDALRRVAFVRAAQRVGIPLATIRDALASLPEERTPNRDDWARLSETWRQELDERIKQLHRLRDHLTDCIGCGCLSLENCVLSNPDDISGDRITGSRLMPERRQDPEEEHTS; from the coding sequence GTGCCACAGATCCCACAGACACTCCATGAACTCTCGGTCGGCCAGCTCTCGGCGCGCAGCGGCGCCGCGGTCTCCGCTCTGCATTTCTACGAGTCCAAGGGCCTGATCAGCAGCCGCCGCACCAGCGGCAACCAGCGCCGCTACTCCCGCGACGCCCTGCGCCGCGTCGCCTTCGTGCGGGCGGCCCAGCGCGTCGGCATCCCGCTGGCCACGATCCGGGACGCCCTCGCCTCACTGCCCGAGGAGCGCACGCCGAACCGGGACGACTGGGCCCGCCTCTCCGAGACCTGGCGCCAGGAACTGGACGAGCGCATCAAGCAGTTGCACCGGCTGCGCGACCATCTGACCGACTGCATCGGCTGCGGCTGTCTGTCGCTGGAGAACTGTGTCCTGTCCAACCCCGACGACATCTCCGGCGACCGGATCACCGGCTCGCGCCTGATGCCCGAGCGCAGGCAGGACCCGGAGGAGGAGCACACCTCCTAG
- a CDS encoding AMP-binding protein: MSDARSAGSVYAAKPWLALLSDAQRAPVTPAPTVLHAFRDAVGRAPDGHPALAYFDGRLTYRETDALSDSVAGHLAARGLRRGDRVAIMLQNSPHFVLALLGAWKAGATVVPLNPMYKSGEVGHVLKDAGVTALICSDRAWAAYLRETAEAAPDLTVALTACELDLQSVDDPRVLGFERLPAPGPDDLADDLLTVARAGHAPPEDRELTAEDVALISYTSGTSGTPKGAMNSHANIMVNAERQRVGHPVAEGSAYFALAPLFHITGMVCQLAACIANAGTLVLAYRFEAGVVLDAFAAHRPAYTVGPSTAFMALAAHPDVTPDHFASFQVISSGGAPLPPALVEKFRAGFGPYIRNGYGLTECTAPCASVPPEREAPVDPVSGTLSVGVPGPDTVVRILDETGQEVPFGEQGEIAVRGPQVVSGYWNLPEATEAAFPDGELRTGDIGFMDAAGWLYVVDRKKDMINASGFKVWPREVEDVLYTHPAVREAAVVGVPDAYRGETVRAYVSLRPGTSVEPGELGTYCKERLAAYKYPREVEILTELPKTASGKILRRELRSSR, from the coding sequence ATGAGCGACGCGCGTTCCGCCGGCTCCGTCTACGCCGCCAAGCCCTGGCTCGCCCTCCTCAGCGACGCCCAGCGGGCCCCCGTCACCCCGGCCCCGACCGTGCTGCACGCCTTCCGGGACGCGGTCGGCCGGGCCCCCGACGGCCACCCCGCCCTCGCCTACTTCGACGGGCGCCTCACCTACCGCGAGACCGACGCGCTCTCCGACTCGGTCGCCGGACACCTCGCCGCCCGGGGCCTGCGGCGCGGCGACCGGGTCGCGATCATGCTCCAGAACAGCCCGCACTTCGTCCTCGCGCTCCTCGGCGCGTGGAAGGCCGGGGCCACCGTCGTACCGCTCAATCCGATGTACAAGTCCGGCGAGGTCGGGCACGTGCTGAAGGACGCCGGGGTCACCGCGCTCATCTGCTCGGACCGGGCCTGGGCGGCGTATCTGCGGGAGACCGCCGAGGCCGCCCCGGACCTCACCGTCGCGCTGACCGCCTGCGAGCTGGACCTCCAGAGCGTGGACGACCCCCGGGTCCTGGGTTTCGAGCGGCTCCCCGCCCCCGGCCCCGACGACCTCGCCGACGACCTGCTCACCGTCGCCCGGGCCGGCCACGCACCCCCGGAAGACCGGGAGCTCACCGCCGAGGACGTGGCGCTGATCAGTTACACCTCCGGGACCAGCGGCACCCCCAAGGGCGCCATGAACTCCCACGCCAACATCATGGTCAACGCCGAACGGCAGCGCGTCGGCCATCCCGTCGCCGAGGGCTCCGCCTACTTCGCGCTCGCCCCGCTCTTCCACATCACCGGCATGGTCTGCCAGCTCGCCGCCTGTATCGCCAACGCGGGCACCCTGGTCCTGGCCTACCGCTTCGAGGCGGGCGTCGTCCTCGACGCCTTCGCCGCCCACCGCCCCGCGTACACGGTCGGCCCCTCCACCGCCTTCATGGCCCTGGCCGCCCACCCGGACGTCACCCCGGACCACTTCGCCTCCTTCCAGGTGATCTCCTCCGGCGGCGCCCCGCTGCCGCCCGCGCTGGTGGAGAAGTTCCGCGCCGGCTTCGGCCCGTACATCCGCAACGGCTACGGACTCACCGAGTGCACCGCCCCCTGCGCCTCGGTCCCGCCCGAGCGCGAGGCCCCGGTGGACCCGGTCTCCGGCACCCTCTCCGTCGGCGTGCCCGGCCCCGACACCGTCGTACGGATCCTCGACGAGACGGGGCAGGAGGTGCCCTTCGGGGAGCAGGGCGAGATCGCGGTGCGCGGCCCCCAGGTGGTCTCCGGCTACTGGAACCTCCCCGAGGCCACCGAGGCCGCCTTCCCGGACGGCGAGCTGCGCACCGGGGACATCGGGTTCATGGACGCGGCGGGCTGGCTCTACGTCGTCGACCGCAAGAAGGACATGATCAACGCCTCCGGCTTCAAGGTCTGGCCCCGCGAGGTGGAGGACGTCCTGTACACCCACCCGGCGGTGCGCGAGGCGGCCGTCGTGGGCGTGCCCGACGCGTACCGGGGGGAGACCGTACGGGCCTATGTCAGTCTGCGTCCGGGCACATCCGTCGAACCGGGTGAGCTGGGGACGTACTGCAAGGAAAGGCTCGCCGCCTACAAGTATCCGCGCGAGGTGGAGATCCTGACCGAGCTGCCGAAGACGGCGAGTGGGAAGATCCTCAGGCGGGAACTGCGTTCCTCCCGTTAG
- a CDS encoding DUF1343 domain-containing protein: MSLSRRGVLAAGGALGALAAGTGGAAAASVRGSGPGRTRVRTGFDRLAADGYRLLRGRKVGIVTNPTGVTADVRHIVDVMHPDSRVNLTAVFGPEHGFRGTAQAGGSEGRYDDPATGLPVYDTYLKSGQELADIFTASGVDTVLFDIQDAGARFYTYIWTLYDCMEAAALAGKRLVVLDRPNPVTGRAALGPVLDPAFATFVGRREIAQAHGMTVAELALFFNAEFLHENPVRLEVVTMSGWRRSDFFDATGLPWVPPSPNMPTPETALVYSGTCLFEGTNLSEGRGTTRPFELLGAEGIDHRWAAAANALRLPGVAFREAYFAPTFSKFEGKTVGGVQVHVQDREVFDPVRTGIALLVTAKKTWSGFAWRPDNWIDKLTGNTRVRTMIDAGADTDAVVAAWQADLTAFRAKRRRYLRYGG; encoded by the coding sequence ATGAGCCTGTCCCGACGTGGTGTGCTGGCCGCCGGAGGCGCCCTGGGAGCGCTGGCGGCCGGTACCGGTGGAGCGGCCGCCGCCTCCGTACGCGGCTCCGGGCCCGGGCGCACACGGGTGCGTACCGGCTTCGACCGGCTGGCGGCCGACGGCTACCGGCTGCTGCGGGGCCGGAAGGTCGGCATCGTCACCAACCCGACCGGCGTCACCGCCGACGTACGGCACATCGTCGACGTGATGCACCCGGACTCCCGCGTGAACCTGACCGCCGTCTTCGGACCCGAGCACGGCTTCCGGGGGACCGCGCAGGCGGGCGGTTCGGAGGGGCGGTACGACGACCCGGCGACCGGGCTGCCGGTCTACGACACGTACCTCAAGAGCGGGCAGGAGCTCGCGGACATCTTCACCGCGTCGGGCGTGGACACGGTGCTCTTCGACATCCAGGACGCGGGCGCGCGCTTCTACACGTACATCTGGACGCTGTACGACTGCATGGAGGCGGCCGCGCTCGCGGGCAAGCGGCTGGTGGTGCTGGACCGGCCGAACCCGGTGACCGGGCGGGCGGCGCTGGGGCCGGTGCTGGACCCGGCGTTCGCCACGTTCGTGGGCCGCCGGGAGATCGCGCAGGCGCACGGGATGACGGTGGCGGAGCTGGCGCTGTTCTTCAACGCGGAGTTCCTGCACGAGAATCCGGTGCGGCTGGAGGTGGTGACCATGTCGGGGTGGCGGCGCTCGGACTTCTTCGACGCCACCGGGCTGCCGTGGGTGCCGCCGAGCCCGAACATGCCGACGCCGGAGACCGCCCTCGTCTACTCCGGCACCTGCCTCTTCGAGGGCACCAACCTCTCCGAGGGCCGGGGCACGACGCGGCCGTTCGAGCTGCTGGGTGCGGAGGGCATCGACCACCGCTGGGCGGCCGCCGCGAACGCGCTGCGGCTGCCGGGGGTCGCGTTCCGGGAGGCGTACTTCGCGCCGACGTTCTCCAAGTTCGAGGGGAAGACGGTCGGCGGGGTGCAGGTGCACGTCCAGGACCGGGAGGTCTTCGACCCGGTCCGTACGGGCATCGCCCTGCTGGTCACGGCGAAGAAGACATGGAGCGGGTTCGCCTGGCGCCCCGACAACTGGATCGACAAGCTCACCGGCAACACCAGGGTCCGCACCATGATCGACGCGGGGGCGGACACGGACGCGGTGGTGGCCGCGTGGCAGGCGGACCTGACGGCGTTCCGGGCGAAGCGGCGGAGGTATCTGCGGTACGGGGGGTAG
- a CDS encoding 3-keto-5-aminohexanoate cleavage protein produces the protein MIQVCLNGRRGAEASAAVPLSPEALARSAAEAVAAGATDTHVHPRTPCGRDTLSPRVVAATLTAIRAAVRVPVGVTTGAWAEPDPRRRVERVREWTVLPDHASVNWHEPGAEELAAALLERGVGVEAGLWSGTEGHRLFRRSPLAPRVLRVLAEVTDTDPATATGSARLLLAEVGAAHGRPVLLHGEDGGAWPVAALAFRLGLDTRIGAEDVTVLPDGRPARSNAELVTAAVRLRGGAS, from the coding sequence ATGATCCAGGTCTGCCTGAACGGCCGGCGTGGTGCGGAGGCTTCGGCCGCCGTGCCCCTGTCCCCCGAAGCGCTGGCCCGGTCGGCGGCCGAGGCCGTCGCGGCCGGTGCCACCGACACCCATGTGCATCCGCGTACCCCTTGCGGGCGGGACACGCTCTCGCCCCGGGTGGTGGCCGCGACGCTGACGGCGATACGGGCGGCGGTGCGCGTCCCGGTCGGGGTGACGACGGGCGCCTGGGCCGAGCCGGATCCCCGGCGCCGGGTGGAGCGGGTGCGGGAATGGACGGTGCTGCCCGACCACGCCTCGGTCAACTGGCACGAGCCGGGCGCCGAGGAGCTGGCCGCCGCGCTGCTGGAGCGGGGCGTGGGCGTGGAGGCCGGGCTCTGGTCGGGGACGGAGGGGCACCGCCTCTTCCGCCGCTCGCCCCTGGCGCCCCGGGTCCTGCGGGTGCTGGCCGAGGTCACCGACACGGACCCGGCGACGGCGACCGGCTCGGCCCGGCTGCTCCTGGCCGAGGTGGGCGCCGCGCACGGCCGCCCGGTGCTGCTGCACGGGGAGGACGGCGGAGCGTGGCCGGTGGCCGCGCTGGCCTTCCGGCTCGGCCTGGACACCCGGATCGGCGCGGAGGACGTGACGGTGCTGCCGGACGGCCGCCCCGCCCGCTCGAACGCCGAACTGGTCACCGCGGCGGTGCGGTTACGAGGCGGCGCCTCCTAG
- a CDS encoding SDR family oxidoreductase, with amino-acid sequence MSTADTVRGAGVVVTGAGGGIGAALARRFAEQGARVVVNDLDLARIEPLAKEIGGTAVAGDASGIVEAARDALDGTVDIYCANAGLASPGDAFADEEVWAAAWDVNVMAHVRAARALLPQWLERGSGRFVTTASAAGLLTMVGAAPYSVTKHGAVAFAEWLSLTYRHRGIKVHAICPQGVRTDMLTAAGSAGELVLAPGAIEPDAVADALFDAMAADRFLVLPHPEVAGYYQARAADPDRWMGNMNRLQQKWEEVSGA; translated from the coding sequence ATGAGCACGGCGGATACGGTGCGAGGCGCCGGCGTAGTGGTCACAGGGGCCGGAGGCGGCATCGGCGCCGCTCTGGCCCGCAGGTTCGCCGAGCAGGGCGCGCGGGTCGTCGTCAACGACCTCGACCTCGCGCGCATCGAACCGCTGGCGAAGGAGATCGGCGGGACCGCCGTCGCCGGGGACGCCTCCGGCATCGTGGAGGCCGCCCGTGACGCGCTGGACGGCACGGTCGACATCTACTGCGCCAACGCCGGACTCGCCTCGCCCGGTGACGCGTTCGCCGACGAGGAGGTCTGGGCCGCCGCCTGGGACGTCAACGTGATGGCCCACGTCCGCGCGGCCAGGGCCCTGCTGCCGCAGTGGCTGGAGCGCGGCAGCGGGCGGTTCGTCACCACCGCGTCCGCCGCCGGACTGCTGACGATGGTCGGCGCGGCCCCCTACAGCGTCACCAAGCACGGGGCGGTCGCCTTCGCCGAGTGGCTCTCGCTCACCTACCGCCACCGCGGCATCAAGGTGCACGCCATCTGCCCGCAGGGCGTACGGACGGACATGCTCACGGCCGCCGGTTCGGCCGGCGAACTGGTGCTCGCCCCCGGGGCCATCGAGCCGGACGCGGTCGCCGACGCGCTGTTCGACGCGATGGCGGCCGACCGCTTCCTGGTCCTGCCGCACCCCGAGGTCGCCGGGTACTACCAGGCGCGCGCCGCCGATCCCGACCGGTGGATGGGCAACATGAACCGGCTCCAGCAGAAGTGGGAGGAGGTGAGCGGCGCATGA